Below is a window of Aeromonas veronii DNA.
CACGGCGGCGGCCTCCGGGGCCGGTATCGGCTTACTCGTCGCCCTTGACGGTGGTTGCAATCGCCAGCTCACCCAGTTGGGCGGCGTTGGCAAGGCTGGGGGCATCTGTCATCAGACAGGCGGCTGCGGTCGTTTTCGGGAAGGCGATGACGTCCCGAATGTTTTCGGTGCCGGTCAGCAGCATGCTGAGACGGTCCAGACCGAAGGCCAGACCGGCGTGCGGCGGGGTACCGTACTTCAGGGCATCCAGCAGGAAGCCGAATTTCAGGCGCTGCTCGGCCGGGGTGATACCCAGGATATCGAACACGGTGGATTGCATCTCGCTGTTGTGGATACGGACAGAGCCGCCACCCACTTCGTAGCCGTTGATCACCATGTCGTAGGCGTTGGCGTAAGCACCCACAGGGTTGGCTTTCAGCTCGGCCGGGCTCATGTTGCTCGGCGCGGTGAACGGGTGGTGCATGGCGGCCAGACCACCTTCACCATCTTCCTCGAACATCGGGAAGTCGATGACCCACAGCGGTTTCCAGCTGTTCTCCAGCAGGCCCAGATCGCGACCCACTTTCAGACGCAGGGCGCCCATGGCATCGCAGACCACTTTCTTGCTGTCAGCGCCAAAGAAGATGATGTCGCCGTCGGCAGCGCCGGTACGAGCCAGGATCTCGCGCACGATGGCGTCAGAGAGGAACTTGGCAACCGGAGACTGCACACCTTCGATACCATTGGCGGCTTGGTTGACCTTCATCCAGGCCAAGCCCTTGGCACCGTAGATGCCGACAAACTTGGTGTATTCGTCGATCTGCTTGCGAGAGAGCTCGGCACCACCCGGGACTTTCAGGGCAGCCACACGGCCTTTCGGATCGTTGGCAGGGCCCGCGAACACGGCGAACTCGACCGCAGTCAAGAGGTCTGCCACATCGACCAGCTCCATTGGCAGACGCAGGTCCGGCTTGTCGGAGCCGTAGCGACGCATGGCTTCGTCGAAGGTCATGATCGGGAAGTCGCCCAGATCCACGTTCAAGATGTGCAGCCACAGTTTGCGGATCATCTCTTCCATCACTTCACGCACCTGCGGCGCGGTCATGAAGGAGGTCTCCACGTCGATCTGGGTGAATTCCGGCTGGCGGTCGGCACGCAGGTCTTCGTCACGGAAGCACTTGACGATCTGGTAGTAGCGATCGAAGCCGGACATCATCAGCAGCTGCTTGAACAGCTGGGGAGATTGCGGCAGAGCGTAGAACTTGCCCTTGTGCACACGGCTCGGCACCAGATAGTCACGGGCACCTTCCGGGGTGGCCTTGGTCAGCATCGGGGTCTCGATATCGAGGAAACCGTGCTCGTCCATGAAGCGGCGTACGAAGGCGCTGGCCTTGGCACGGGTCTTCAGGTACTTGGCCATCTCGGGGCGACGCAGATCCAGGTAGCGATACTTGAGGCTGATCTCTTCGCTGTTGACCTGATTGAAGTCCAGCGGCAGCGGCTCGGCACGGTTGATGATGTTGAGTTCGTGGGCGAACACTTCGATGGCGCCAGTGGCCATGTCGCTGTTGCGCTGGGAGTCCGGACGGGTACGCACCACACCGGTCACCTGGATGCAGAACTCGCCGCGCAGCTCGGAGGCCAGCGCGAACGCGTCCGGCTTGTCCGGATCGAAGAACACCTGAACGATCCCTTCCCGGTCGCGCATATCGATAAAGATCAGACCGCCGAGATCACGGCGACGATGGACCCAACCGCACAATGTAATGGTCTGCCCTGCATGGGCCTCATTGACCTGTCCGCAATAGATAGAGCGCATGGACTTCTTCCTTCGAAATTGTAGAGAGACGGTTAACCTTGGGCCGCCGGGCACGACTGGCAAGCACCGTCTGTCTCACAGCTGGCCAGATTCTTTTTCTTACCCGGTTTGAAATCAGTCTCGTACCATCCGGTTCCCTTGAGCCGGAAGCCTGCCGCCGATATCAGCTTGACCAGATTCGGCTTGCTACAGGCCGGACAGTCGGTCAGGGGGGCATCGGAAAGCTTTTGCAGTTTTGCCAATTCATGGCCACAGACGTCGCAACGATATTCGTAGATAGGCATGGGTCACAAGAAATTGAAAAACAAAAGGGCTGGCATTATAGAGGAAAACCCCCTTTTGGGTAAAATGGCCAGCAGCCTCCTTTCGCCAGTTTTTTGCACTCGATGGCAAAAAGCGGGCAAAAAATCGGCTCGAATGCACCCAGAGCGAAGAGAATAGCCACCATGAGCCTCTATTTGGGCCTACCACAGTGGTCCCACCCCAGCTGGCCCGGCCAGCTACTGGGCCTTGGCGCCAAGCCTGCCGAACACCTCGCCCACTACGCCACTGTGTTCAATTCGGTGGAGGGCAACACCACCTTCTACGCCCTGCCAACGCCGGATACGGTGCAGCGCTGGGCCACTGCGGTGCCCGATCACTTTCGTTTCAACTTCAAGTTTCCGCAAACCATCAGCCACCAGAGCGATCTGGTGAGCGCCGACAAGCAAGTCACCGACTTTATCCGGCTGCTCGCCCCGCTACACGACAAGCTGGGGCTGCTCACCCTGCAACTACCTGCCCGTTTCGGCCCGGAAGGACTGGCCAGACTGGCGGCCTTTCTCGAGCGTCTGCCACGGGCGTTTCACTATGCCCTCGAAGTGCGTCACCCCGACTTCTTCGCCAAGGGGGAAGCCGAGCGAGCATTGAACCGGCTACTGATGGAACAAGGAGTGAACCGGGTGATGCTCGACAGTCGCCCGCTCTTCTCGGTGCCAGCAACTACGGCAACCCTTGTCGATGCCCAAGGCAAGAAGCCACGCCTGCCGGTCCATCTGCTGGCCACCGCCAGCTCCCCCATGGTGCGCTTTATCGGCCTGCCGGTTCCGGCGGCCAATCACCCCTTCCTGCCCAGCTGGCTCCCCCACTGGCGTCAGTGGCTCTCGGAGGGGAAAGATCTCTACCTCTATATACATACTGCCGACAACGCCCAGGCACCTGAGCTGGCCCGCCAGATAAGCCGCTTGCTGGAGCAGCAGATAGCCCCTTGGCCGGGGGAAAACGATCGCGCGCGTCAGGGAGTGCTGCGCTTTTAGCCAACCCATTCTGCGGCCATCATTTCGCTGCAAAAAAAGCCGTTTTTTTGTGGCTGGACGGGGCTTGGCGTCAAGACAAACGGCCATCAATCCTCTACACTACCGCCCCAAGTAAGGGTCCGGAATATGGCCCATACGAACAGGATCGGTCCAACGGATTTCACGACCAGCCACCCCGTTCGTAAACAGGTGATACATCTACTCTGATGGGTGTCACCCAACGACTCAATTGAACAATACAGCCGGTGATATTCCGACTGTCAGGTTGCGCCAGCATGCAGACCAAAGATCAAATTTTTGCCGCCCCGATCGCCCGATTGGGTGACTTCTGTTTTGACGAACAGGTCGTCGACGTATTTCCCGATATGATCCAGCGCTCGGTGCCGGGTTACAGCAACATCATCTCCGCCATCGGCATGATGGCCGCCCGCTACGCCCAACCGATGAGCCGGCTCTATGATCTCGGCTGCTCATTGGGCGCCGCGACCCAGGCGATGCGACGCCATATCAACCAGCCCGGTTGCCACATCACCGCGGTGGATCTCTCTCACCCGATGATCGAACGCGCCCGCGCCCACCTCTCCGGTTTCAAATCCGAGGTGCCGGTGGAACTGGTGGAAGCAGATATCTGCGACATCGAGATTGAGAATGCCTCCGTGGTGGTGCTCAACTTCACCCTGCAATTTGTCGAGCCACAGAAACGGGGTGCCCTGATCCAGCGCATTCACGATGGTCTGCGCCCGGGCGGGATCCTGATCCTGAGCGAGAAGTTCCGCTTTGAAGATGAGCCGGTCAACGAGCTGCTCATCGATCTGCACCTCGACTTCAAGCGGGCCAATGGCTACAGCGAGCTGGAGATCAGCCAGAAACGCACCGCCCTTGAGAACGTGATGCGCACCGACAGCCTGGAGACCCACCGTGCCCGCCTGCGGGATGCCGGTTTCGTCCATCAGGATCTCTGGTTCCAGTGCTTCAACTTCGGCTCCATGATTGCCATCAAATCCAGCGACACCCAGCCATGATCGATTTTGCCAATTTCTATCAACTGATTGCCAAAAACCGGCTGAGCCACTGGCTGCATACCCTGCCCGCCCAGCTGCACGCCTGGCAACATGACAACCAGCATGGCGATCTGCCGCGCTGGAACCGCGCCCTCAACAAGCTGCCGGTGGTATCCCCTAAAAACATCGAGCTGAAAAGCCGGGTCGAGATAGGCGGGGCCGACAGCCTTGGTGAAGGGGAGCGCAAGAAGGTCGAGAGCCTGCTGCGCCACTTCATGCCCTGGCGCAAGGGGCCGTTCACCGTGCACGGCATC
It encodes the following:
- the aspS gene encoding aspartate--tRNA ligase; this translates as MRSIYCGQVNEAHAGQTITLCGWVHRRRDLGGLIFIDMRDREGIVQVFFDPDKPDAFALASELRGEFCIQVTGVVRTRPDSQRNSDMATGAIEVFAHELNIINRAEPLPLDFNQVNSEEISLKYRYLDLRRPEMAKYLKTRAKASAFVRRFMDEHGFLDIETPMLTKATPEGARDYLVPSRVHKGKFYALPQSPQLFKQLLMMSGFDRYYQIVKCFRDEDLRADRQPEFTQIDVETSFMTAPQVREVMEEMIRKLWLHILNVDLGDFPIMTFDEAMRRYGSDKPDLRLPMELVDVADLLTAVEFAVFAGPANDPKGRVAALKVPGGAELSRKQIDEYTKFVGIYGAKGLAWMKVNQAANGIEGVQSPVAKFLSDAIVREILARTGAADGDIIFFGADSKKVVCDAMGALRLKVGRDLGLLENSWKPLWVIDFPMFEEDGEGGLAAMHHPFTAPSNMSPAELKANPVGAYANAYDMVINGYEVGGGSVRIHNSEMQSTVFDILGITPAEQRLKFGFLLDALKYGTPPHAGLAFGLDRLSMLLTGTENIRDVIAFPKTTAAACLMTDAPSLANAAQLGELAIATTVKGDE
- a CDS encoding zinc ribbon domain-containing protein; its protein translation is MPIYEYRCDVCGHELAKLQKLSDAPLTDCPACSKPNLVKLISAAGFRLKGTGWYETDFKPGKKKNLASCETDGACQSCPAAQG
- a CDS encoding DUF72 domain-containing protein; translation: MSLYLGLPQWSHPSWPGQLLGLGAKPAEHLAHYATVFNSVEGNTTFYALPTPDTVQRWATAVPDHFRFNFKFPQTISHQSDLVSADKQVTDFIRLLAPLHDKLGLLTLQLPARFGPEGLARLAAFLERLPRAFHYALEVRHPDFFAKGEAERALNRLLMEQGVNRVMLDSRPLFSVPATTATLVDAQGKKPRLPVHLLATASSPMVRFIGLPVPAANHPFLPSWLPHWRQWLSEGKDLYLYIHTADNAQAPELARQISRLLEQQIAPWPGENDRARQGVLRF
- the cmoA gene encoding carboxy-S-adenosyl-L-methionine synthase CmoA, which produces MQTKDQIFAAPIARLGDFCFDEQVVDVFPDMIQRSVPGYSNIISAIGMMAARYAQPMSRLYDLGCSLGAATQAMRRHINQPGCHITAVDLSHPMIERARAHLSGFKSEVPVELVEADICDIEIENASVVVLNFTLQFVEPQKRGALIQRIHDGLRPGGILILSEKFRFEDEPVNELLIDLHLDFKRANGYSELEISQKRTALENVMRTDSLETHRARLRDAGFVHQDLWFQCFNFGSMIAIKSSDTQP